From one Marinobacter sp. LV10MA510-1 genomic stretch:
- a CDS encoding ParM/StbA family protein: MFILGMDIGYSNLKLVWGDSNAKKPAMAVYPSGAAPTDCISTSITSGGDHGGFKVSVNGEEYVAGIEQSSIDGWERVLSKEYPFSIDYKALFHASLMATKREKIDTLVTGLPVEQCADKAYKERVEKLLQGRHEISPGRFVVVHKVFVIPQPVGAYIDYLMTCENPAIVSASRVLVIDPGFFSVDWCAIDKGNFDKASSNSSQEAMSVLLEEAGKLITLDHGRPFDLASIEDAVRGDMQVPVFGKMVNLAPYLTLAATNVAETVMRKVRQNLRRSKVQGADFTLLAGGGADLYKQSASTIMEGSQVVTAYDPVITNAKGFFEYGRG, translated from the coding sequence GCCATGGCTGTGTACCCTTCTGGCGCTGCGCCAACGGATTGCATCTCGACATCTATCACTTCGGGTGGTGATCATGGCGGGTTCAAAGTGAGCGTTAACGGCGAGGAGTATGTGGCCGGTATTGAGCAATCTTCGATCGACGGGTGGGAGCGAGTGCTGTCGAAAGAGTATCCCTTCTCCATCGACTATAAGGCGCTTTTCCATGCCAGCCTGATGGCCACAAAACGCGAAAAAATCGACACCCTGGTGACCGGGCTGCCTGTCGAGCAGTGTGCTGACAAAGCCTATAAAGAGCGTGTTGAAAAGCTTCTTCAGGGCCGTCACGAGATCTCCCCTGGGCGCTTTGTTGTCGTTCATAAAGTCTTCGTTATTCCGCAGCCGGTTGGCGCGTACATCGACTATCTAATGACCTGCGAGAACCCGGCTATTGTTAGTGCGTCACGAGTTCTGGTCATTGACCCCGGTTTTTTCTCGGTCGATTGGTGCGCGATTGATAAGGGTAATTTCGACAAAGCCTCATCCAATTCCAGCCAAGAAGCGATGAGCGTCTTACTGGAAGAGGCCGGGAAACTGATCACTTTGGATCATGGTCGCCCATTCGATCTGGCCTCAATAGAGGATGCTGTGCGAGGGGATATGCAGGTTCCTGTCTTTGGGAAGATGGTGAACTTGGCCCCTTACCTCACTCTTGCAGCGACCAATGTTGCTGAAACTGTCATGCGGAAAGTCCGCCAAAACCTTCGCCGTTCTAAGGTGCAGGGCGCGGATTTCACCCTTCTTGCCGGCGGCGGTGCAGACCTATACAAGCAATCTGCATCAACGATTATGGAAGGCAGCCAGGTCGTAACGGCTTATGACCCGGTGATCACTAACGCTAAGGGGTTCTTCGAGTATGGCCGCGGATGA